The DNA segment CGCGGCCGCTCCGGTCGCGCCGTTCTGCGCGATCTCGCCCGCGTCGACGAGCGACTGGATCTTGAGGCCGATACCGACGATCGCCGGCCCGAGGAGGGCGATGAAGAAGATCAGCTGCGCGGCGAGCAGCCAGAAGACATAGCCCTTCGTCGCCGGCTCGGTCGGCTCGGAGAACGCGTGGTGCCCCCGCACCGTCGCCGTCGCGGTGGTCATGCCCGAGGGCATCCCCGCTGCGGATCCGCTGGACGTCGTCATGATCGTTCCCTCTCGTCATCGAGTGTGCAGAATCGAGCGGTCGTGCCCAAAACCTTGCGTCGTGTGGTTTTGAGTATGCAGGGCTGCTCATCTCGCCGCAACCGTCGGCCGCCCGAGACCGGCCCCCGAGTTGCGCAAGATCCTGCCCCGACGACGCTAGCCCTCCCCCTCGCGCCCCCGCCGCCCCGTACCCGAGCTGGCGCGCGACGCCCCGCGAGCAGACCCCGACGTCGGATTCAGCGCGACCGCGGACCTCGGCGGCACTGCCGCAGCTGTCGACCACTCGCGCGAGACACCGGCTGACGCCGCTTCGGCGTCCTGCACTGGCGCTGCGCCGCGGCCGCGAGCGGCTCGCCGAGTCGTTAAACCAAGAACGGCCCGCCGAAGCGGGCCGTCCTGTTCTGTCTCAACCAGAGTGCGCCCGGAGGGATTCGAACCCCCAACCTTCTGATCCGTAGTCAGATGCTCTATCCGTTGAGCTACGGGCGCAGTCCATCGCGTGGCCTTGGGGGGCGCACGCAACGAGGTACGACTATACATGCCGGGAAGCCCCTCCGCGAATCGAGCGGGCGCCCGCCCGGGCACGCGTACCGTGGCAGTCATGGAGGCCGCCGCGATCGAGCTCGTGCGCTTCGTCGTCTCGCCGCTGCACCGGTTCGAGGGGCGGCCGGCCGACGGCCCGATCCCCTCCGAGGGCAACGAGCAGCCCGAGCGGATCGAGATCCGCGCGGGACTCGGCATCGTCGGCGACCGCTACTTCGCCCAGCGCGCGCACCGGACGGCCGCGGTCACCCTCTTCGCGATCGAGTCGCTCGAGCACGTCGCGGCGGAGCTCGGCCGTGCCGCGTTCGACCCCGCCGACACCCGCCGCAACATCATCGTGCGCGGCGCCGACATCGACGCGCTCGCCGGCCGCACCTTCGCGGTGGAGCAGGGCGGCGAGCGGATCGAGTTCCAGGGCGGCCGCCCGGCCAACCCCTGCGCCTGGATGGACGTCTCGCTCGCGCCCGGCGCCTTCAAGGCGATGCGGCGCCGCGGCGGCGTGCGCTGCGCCCCGCTCACCAACGGCCTCCTCCACATCGGGCCGGCCCGGCTGATCCTCCACCGCTCCGAGGACATGCTGATCTGAGCGGATCGGCCAGCGCCTAGGCTCTCCCCGACCCGTTCCCGCCAGGCCGCTGCGCCGCGACACCCGAGGAGGCGCCCGTGCCCTACCCCGGCCGCCCCCTGCGCGCCCTCGCCTCGAGCGTCCGCCACGGCCTGCGCGACGTCTTCTCCACCACGCGCTCCCGCCGGCGCGACCCGCGCCGCCGCTACAAGAACACCGACGTCTCCGTCCTCCGCGTCCACCGCCGCGACGTCTACGCCCGCGTCAACACCGTCGGCCACACCGGCGAGCGCACCTTCGTGCTCGTCCCGGGCATCGGCGTCGCCGCCACCTACTTCGAGCGGCTCGCCCCGGCGCTCAACGAGTTCGGCCCCGTGCACGCCCTCGACCTGCCCGGCTTCGGCGGCGTCCCGCACCCGCCGAACGCCCGGCACATGACCATCGGCGACTACGCCGAGCTCGTCGGCGCGGTCATCGACGACCTCGGCCTCGACGACCCGGTCGTCCTCGGCCACTCGATGGGCACGCAGGTCGTCGCCGAGC comes from the Rathayibacter festucae DSM 15932 genome and includes:
- a CDS encoding MOSC domain-containing protein, coding for MEAAAIELVRFVVSPLHRFEGRPADGPIPSEGNEQPERIEIRAGLGIVGDRYFAQRAHRTAAVTLFAIESLEHVAAELGRAAFDPADTRRNIIVRGADIDALAGRTFAVEQGGERIEFQGGRPANPCAWMDVSLAPGAFKAMRRRGGVRCAPLTNGLLHIGPARLILHRSEDMLI